In Pseudoxanthomonas indica, the following are encoded in one genomic region:
- the rdgB gene encoding RdgB/HAM1 family non-canonical purine NTP pyrophosphatase, whose amino-acid sequence MKLVLASSNAGKLEELRELLADTGIELIAQSDLGVDDAEETGATFVENAIIKARHAARLTGLPALADDSGICVDALDGAPGLYSARYAGEHGNASRNIDKLLEALREVPDAQRGAHFYCVLVLLHHAGDPQPLIVEGQWQGRILHARQGQGGHGYDPVFLDPVHGQSAAEMPLPLKNGLSHRGQALAALKQRLAARA is encoded by the coding sequence TTGAAACTGGTCCTGGCTTCCTCCAACGCCGGCAAGCTTGAAGAACTGCGCGAACTGCTGGCCGATACCGGCATCGAGCTGATCGCGCAGAGCGACCTGGGCGTGGACGACGCCGAGGAAACCGGCGCGACCTTTGTCGAAAACGCCATCATCAAGGCGCGCCACGCCGCACGCCTGACCGGCCTGCCGGCGCTGGCCGACGACTCGGGCATCTGCGTGGATGCGCTCGACGGCGCGCCCGGGCTGTATTCGGCGCGCTACGCCGGCGAGCATGGCAATGCCAGCCGCAACATCGACAAACTGCTGGAAGCCTTGCGCGAAGTACCCGACGCACAACGCGGCGCGCATTTCTATTGCGTGCTGGTGCTGCTCCACCATGCCGGCGATCCGCAGCCGCTGATTGTCGAAGGACAATGGCAGGGCCGCATCCTGCACGCGCGCCAGGGCCAGGGTGGCCATGGCTACGATCCGGTGTTCCTGGATCCCGTGCATGGCCAGTCCGCCGCCGAAATGCCGCTGCCGCTCAAGAATGGCCTGAGCCATCGCGGCCAGGCGCTGGCCGCGCTCAAGCAGCGGCTGGCTGCGCGCGCCTGA
- a CDS encoding VOC family protein: MSQTLALITVLVDDYDRAIAHYTGALGFELREDTDLGNGKRWVRVAPPGSRETGLLLAQASDAAQRARIGDQTGGRVGFFLHTDDFARDHARMVAAGVEFLEAPRHESYATVAVFRDAYGNRWDLLQPAS, from the coding sequence ATGTCGCAGACGCTCGCCCTGATTACCGTGCTGGTGGACGATTACGATCGCGCCATCGCCCACTACACCGGCGCGCTGGGCTTCGAGTTGCGTGAAGACACCGACCTGGGCAACGGCAAGCGCTGGGTGCGCGTGGCGCCTCCGGGTTCGCGCGAGACCGGCCTGCTGCTGGCGCAGGCCAGCGATGCGGCGCAGAGGGCACGCATCGGCGACCAGACCGGAGGCCGGGTCGGCTTCTTCCTGCATACCGACGATTTCGCCCGCGACCATGCGCGCATGGTCGCGGCCGGGGTGGAGTTCCTGGAAGCCCCGCGCCACGAAAGCTACGCCACCGTCGCGGTATTCCGCGATGCCTACGGCAACCGCTGGGACCTGCTGCAACCCGCGTCCTGA